The following coding sequences are from one Desulfosporosinus orientis DSM 765 window:
- a CDS encoding 4Fe-4S ferredoxin translates to MIKEPDLQRYLTKLSLDYGALVVGYTKIRQVEPVMVIGLPFSNKWILNHPFYITKRFGEEVWNSWKLLKSIAQVLLKEGYLVDMKTPLSIFGDFRPLAVSAGIGNWGKNGLVVNPKYGSNLLFASIFTNAPFESTASNSELSCGDCKLCITACPAKAFESNRFHKTRCFPKAIRGCSECVQVCQSHIK, encoded by the coding sequence GTGATAAAGGAACCCGACTTGCAGCGATATTTAACTAAACTGTCTTTAGATTATGGTGCCTTGGTTGTCGGCTATACAAAAATACGGCAAGTTGAGCCGGTAATGGTGATCGGCTTACCTTTCTCAAATAAATGGATTTTGAATCATCCGTTTTATATAACGAAAAGGTTTGGAGAAGAAGTATGGAATAGTTGGAAATTATTAAAAAGTATAGCCCAAGTTTTGCTTAAAGAAGGGTATTTAGTTGATATGAAAACTCCTCTTTCTATTTTTGGAGATTTTCGCCCCTTAGCAGTTTCTGCTGGTATAGGAAATTGGGGAAAAAACGGACTGGTTGTCAACCCAAAATATGGTTCAAATCTTCTGTTCGCTTCGATTTTTACTAATGCTCCTTTTGAATCAACTGCTTCCAATTCTGAACTATCATGTGGTGATTGCAAACTATGTATAACTGCTTGCCCAGCGAAAGCATTTGAGAGCAATCGATTCCATAAGACACGTTGCTTTCCTAAAGCAATTCGTGGATGCTCAGAATGTGTACAAGTCTGTCAAAGTCACATTAAGTGA
- a CDS encoding nitroreductase family protein gives MTSLQLYNAIFRRKSIRKYDMAPLPGDILLKLKEYANCAKPLDESIRYEFAFLGSADVKNLLPIKAPHYICLYSEKKDNYLMNSGFLLQQIDLYLSHSNLASCWLGMAKPAKGIPMLMNGLEFVIMLAFGNTTEPIHRNNTSEFKRKNLSEISSVVGGDELLEPVRLAPSASNTQSWFFSGDLDVITVSRKKLNLLKAQVYGKMNQIDIGIALFHLWLSLDHQGKAVNFDFDKDTAPTGYDFMVKVKISKNNG, from the coding sequence ATGACCAGCTTGCAGCTCTATAATGCAATATTTCGCAGAAAGTCTATTCGTAAATATGATATGGCTCCACTTCCCGGCGACATACTTTTAAAGTTGAAAGAATATGCAAACTGTGCCAAGCCACTTGACGAAAGTATAAGATATGAGTTTGCTTTCCTTGGTTCAGCTGATGTAAAGAATCTCTTGCCTATCAAAGCACCACACTACATTTGTCTTTATTCCGAGAAAAAAGACAACTATTTGATGAATTCAGGGTTTTTGCTCCAGCAGATTGACCTGTACCTCTCTCATAGTAATCTAGCTAGTTGCTGGCTGGGGATGGCAAAGCCCGCAAAAGGTATACCTATGCTTATGAATGGATTGGAGTTTGTAATCATGCTCGCATTTGGGAATACCACGGAACCAATTCATAGAAACAATACCTCCGAATTTAAACGTAAGAATTTGTCTGAAATATCTAGTGTAGTTGGTGGTGACGAATTGCTGGAACCTGTCCGGCTTGCACCATCAGCATCCAATACACAGTCATGGTTTTTTAGCGGAGATTTAGATGTTATTACAGTGAGCAGGAAGAAGTTGAATCTTCTCAAAGCACAGGTATATGGGAAGATGAATCAGATTGATATTGGTATTGCACTTTTTCACTTATGGCTCTCACTTGACCATCAAGGTAAAGCGGTTAATTTCGATTTTGATAAAGATACAGCACCAACTGGGTATGATTTCATGGTAAAAGTCAAAATTAGTAAGAATAATGGTTAG
- a CDS encoding (Fe-S)-binding protein has protein sequence MIDSSLCKACWKCLQVCKNDVLAKVNLPFHKHIKITRGNNCTGCFLCTAECNFGAITKIIDGGKKLRE, from the coding sequence ATGATTGATTCATCACTTTGTAAAGCTTGCTGGAAATGCCTTCAAGTCTGTAAGAATGATGTTCTTGCAAAAGTAAATTTGCCTTTTCACAAACACATTAAAATTACTAGAGGAAATAATTGTACTGGCTGTTTTTTGTGTACTGCTGAATGTAATTTTGGGGCAATAACTAAAATAATCGATGGGGGGAAAAAATTGCGTGAATAA